Proteins from one Parasteatoda tepidariorum isolate YZ-2023 chromosome 4, CAS_Ptep_4.0, whole genome shotgun sequence genomic window:
- the LOC107441929 gene encoding chloride channel protein 2 yields the protein MGDRERAALGYEHTLMFGQYREDLGEYARLEASRLKSLEKLRKKEEKRRQKELKPYRNAIHRKLVGFWQNTFARLGEDWFFLAFLGVISSLLSFSMDYCISMCQKSRIWLYRDLTAHPFLQYLAWVALPMCLILFSAGFVHIMAPQAIGSGIPEMKTILRGVVLKEYLSLRTLISKVIGLTCTLGSGMPLGKEGPFVHISSILATMLSKLVSSFKGIHENESRANEMLAAACAVGVACSFAAPIGGVLFSIEVTSVYFAVRNYWRGFFAACCGAMVWRLLGVWFKNEETLTAIFRTNFHIDFPFDPQELIVFAGIGAVCGLGGAFFVWFHRQIVYFNRKHKRMNAFLQQNRFIYPALITLIISTMTFPLGLGQFMAAELTTHESMNELFSNVTWSNHHLEVDEAIIVSHWTTKYTNIYANLVVFIIITFLTSTLAATLPVPSGLFIPVFKMGAAFGRLVGECMASWFPEGITLGGSVNRIIPGGYAVVGAAALSGSVTHTISTSVIVFELTGQMSHILPVILAVLIANGISQALQPSIYDSIIQIKKLPYLPPIVSTSSEAHNVYVSDIMVRDVVSVWRGCSYKDLRSILKLKKRLQFFPLVESLESMILLGSIQRIELLRLLELQLGRERRLQEAQKRAQLNESPKTPRAEKKLSRFEVIPVPGSTRPSPKCSPPPSPVATPKSPKKSFLRYSPVNSPYNTISSLDTRLKQAFENVFKKAVSDPFEKFESSLPNTPLSKRSQKPQIILDMSPEELLAWEEDQLNALVDFGKCHVDPAPFQLVERTTLIKVHSLFSMLGLNYAYVTAIGRLVGVVALKELRKAIENISSGLFVQSSHQFSHHDRSEPPSETHSECEDNTDIGKVSVKRQRFQEDRHASNV from the exons ATGGGGGATAGAGAAAGAGCGGCGCTTGGTTATGAGCATACTTTG ATGTTTGGTCAGTATCGGGAAGATTTAGGAGAATATGCGAGATTAGAAGCTTCAAGACTTAAATCTTTAGAAAAGCTgcgtaaaaaagaagaaaagcgTCGCCAGAAAGAACTCAAACCCTATAGAAATGCAATTCATAGAAAACTTGTTG gtttttggCAGAACACTTTTGCAAGATTAGGGGAAGACTGGTTTTTCTTAGCATTCTTAGGGGTCATTTCTTCTCTTCTTAGTTTCTCCATGGATTACTGTATATCAATGTGTCAAAAAT ctcgGATATGGTTGTATAGGGATTTAACTGCTCATCCTTTTCTACAGTACTTAGCCTGGGTTGCTTTACCTATgtgccttattttattttctgctggTTTTGTTCATATTATGGCTCCCCAAGccatag gaTCTGGCATTCCTGAAATGAAAACTATCTTGAGAGGAGTGGTTCTCAAAGAATATTTGTCTTTACGCACATTAATTTCCAAAGTTATTGGTCTAACATGCACATTAGGTAGTGGAATGCCTCTAGGTAAAGAG GGTCCTTTTGTACATATATCCAGCATTTTAGCTACTATGCTTAGCAAATTAGTGAGTTCTTTCAAAGGAATTCATGAG AATGAATCTCGAGCCAATGAGATGCTGGCTGCTGCTTGTGCTGTCGGAGTTGCCTGTAGTTTTGCTGCTCCAATCGGag GTGTGTTATTTAGCATTGAAGTAACATCCGTTTATTTTGCGGTGAGGAATTACTGGCGCGGTTTCTTTGCCGCTTGTTGTGGTGCTATGGTTTGGAGGCTATTGGGAGTATGGTTTAAAAATGAAg aAACTTTAACTGCAATTTTTCGGACCAACTTTCACATAGACTTTCCCTTTGATCCACAGGAGTTGATTGTGTTTGCAGGAATTGg TGCAGTCTGTGGCCTGGGAGGAGCATTCTTTGTGTGGTTTCACCGAcagattgtttattttaataggaAGCATAAAAGGATGAATGCATTTCTCCAgcaaaa tcgTTTTATATATCCAGCATTAATAACTCTCATCATTTCGACTATGACATTTCCATTGGGTCTTGGACAATTTATGGCTGCAGAA ttGACTACCCATGAGTCCatgaatgaattatttagtAATGTCACCTGGTCCAATCATCATTTAGAAGTAGATGAAGCTATCATTGTTAGTCACTGGACtacaaaatatactaatatatatgctaatttagttgtatttattattataaca ttcctAACTAGTACTTTGGCTGCAACATTACCTGTGCCATCTGGTCTTTTTATTCCTGTATTTAAAATgg GGGCTGCTTTTGGGAGACTTGTGGGAGAATGTATGGCATCATGGTTTCCTGAGGGCATTACTCTTGGTGGGAGTGTCAACAGAATAATTCCTGGTGGATATGCTGTTGTTg GTGCTGCTGCCCTTTCCGGGAGTGTCACCCACACCATTTCCACGTCAGTCATTGTGTTTGAGTTGACTGGTCAGATGTCGCATATTTTACCTGTGATA cTTGCTGTTTTGATTGCCAATGGTATATCTCAAGCTTTACAACCGTCCATATACGACagtattatacaaattaaaaaattgccttaTTTACCACCTATAGTTTCTACATCATCTGA AGCTCACAATGTGTATGTTTCGGATATAATGGTTCGAGATGTTGTCAGTGTGTGGAGAGGCTGCTCATACAAAGACCTGCGAAGcatattaaaattgaagaagaGACTTCAGTTTTTCCCACTAGTCGAATCTTTAG aGTCAATGATATTACTGGGATCAATACAGAGGATTGAGCTTTTACGTCTTCTGGAGTTGCAGTTAGGGCGAGAAAGAAGACTTCAAGAGGCACAAAAAAGGGCACAATTAAACGAGTCTCCTAAGACACCTAGAGCTGAAAAGAAACTTTCCCGTTTTGAAGTCATTCCAGTTCCAGGCAGTACAAGA CCTTCTCCCAAGTGTTCTCCCCCTCCCTCCCCAGTAGCAACCCCAAAGTCACCCAAAAAGTCTTTTCTAAGATATTCACCTGTTAATTCCCCGTATAACACAATCTCTTCACTCG ATACTAGACTGAAACAAGCATTTGAAAATGTCTTCAAGAAAGCAGTTTCAGACccatttgaaaaa tttgaatCCAGTCTTCCTAACACTCCTTTGTCTAAAAGATcacaaaag cCCCAGATAATACTGGATATGTCCCCTGAAGAG cttCTTGCATGGGAAGAAGATCAGCTAAATGCGTTGGTAGACTTTGGTAAATGCCATGTAGATCCTGCTCCGTTTCAACTTGTAGAAAGGACAACattaattaaa gttcattctttattttcaatgttaggTCTTAATTATGCATATGTGACTGCTATTGGGAGATTAGTAGGAGTAGTTGCCTTAAAAGAG ctgCGGAAAGCCATTGAAAACATCAGCAGTGGCCTTTTTGTGCAGAGCTCTCACCAGTTCAGCCATCATGATAGGTCTGAACCTCCATCAGAAACACACTCAGAATGCGAGGACAATACGGACATTGGCAAAGTATCGGTCAAGAGACAGAGGTTTCAAGAGGACCGTCATGCCTCCAATGTATGA